In one Vulgatibacter incomptus genomic region, the following are encoded:
- a CDS encoding adenylyl-sulfate kinase, translating into METQQGFTLWLTGMSGAGKSTLASYVARRFPLIGRRVELLDMSELEDLAPEGPDASNEIRDRNVRLLGWVARLLTRSGAIPVVASVSPHREVRDEQRRAIGRFVELFVDSPFETLLERDTRGIYRRALAGELQDVVGVQSPYEPPVSPEIQVDMGVGGVEAVAAQVFDRLANLGYITQQDRDVLVNGSAPPVEIQAVPEPPKAKKAKAKPVAAIQMRLPVEPADASQAAGAKARPAKASKPAEARAAPAKASKQAESAKPAAAAKASKPAAAKEGSAKVEKPAAAKAAPAKAAKPAVAKTPPAKASKPAEAKAAPAKASKPADAKAASAKASKPAEAKTAPAKAPKPAEAKAAPAKASKPAAAKAAPAKASKPAAAKSAPAKAAKPAAEKAAAKTPPETGRKTAPKSAAAKVAKPSRR; encoded by the coding sequence ATGGAGACGCAGCAGGGATTCACCCTCTGGTTGACGGGTATGAGCGGCGCGGGGAAGAGCACGCTCGCAAGCTACGTGGCTCGGCGGTTTCCACTGATCGGACGGCGGGTCGAGCTCCTCGACATGAGCGAGCTCGAGGATCTCGCGCCCGAAGGCCCTGACGCCAGCAACGAGATCCGCGACCGCAACGTTCGGCTCCTCGGCTGGGTGGCGCGCCTGCTGACGCGCAGCGGCGCGATCCCGGTGGTGGCGTCGGTCAGCCCCCATCGCGAGGTCCGGGACGAGCAGCGCCGCGCCATCGGGCGCTTCGTCGAGCTCTTCGTCGACAGCCCCTTCGAGACGCTGCTGGAGCGCGACACCCGCGGGATCTACCGGCGCGCCCTCGCCGGCGAGCTGCAGGACGTGGTCGGGGTCCAGTCCCCCTACGAGCCGCCGGTGAGCCCGGAGATCCAGGTCGACATGGGAGTCGGCGGGGTGGAGGCGGTTGCGGCGCAGGTCTTCGATCGCCTCGCGAACCTCGGCTACATCACCCAGCAGGATCGCGACGTGCTCGTGAACGGCAGCGCTCCGCCTGTCGAGATCCAGGCCGTCCCCGAGCCGCCGAAGGCGAAGAAGGCCAAGGCCAAGCCCGTCGCGGCCATCCAGATGCGACTCCCGGTCGAGCCGGCGGACGCGTCGCAGGCCGCTGGCGCGAAGGCTCGTCCGGCCAAGGCGTCCAAGCCCGCGGAGGCCAGGGCGGCGCCTGCGAAGGCGTCGAAGCAGGCTGAATCGGCGAAGCCCGCAGCGGCCGCGAAGGCGTCGAAGCCTGCAGCCGCGAAGGAGGGTTCGGCCAAGGTGGAGAAGCCTGCCGCGGCGAAGGCTGCTCCTGCCAAGGCGGCGAAGCCGGCAGTGGCGAAGACCCCTCCCGCCAAGGCGTCGAAGCCCGCCGAAGCGAAGGCGGCTCCTGCCAAGGCCTCGAAGCCCGCCGACGCGAAGGCGGCTTCCGCCAAGGCGTCGAAGCCGGCCGAGGCGAAGACGGCTCCCGCCAAGGCGCCGAAGCCTGCCGAGGCGAAGGCGGCGCCCGCCAAGGCCTCGAAGCCGGCCGCGGCGAAGGCGGCTCCTGCCAAGGCGTCGAAGCCCGCCGCCGCGAAGTCGGCTCCGGCCAAGGCGGCGAAGCCTGCCGCGGAAAAGGCGGCAGCGAAGACTCCGCCCGAGACCGGCCGGAAGACCGCGCCGAAGTCCGCGGCAGCCAAGGTCGCGAAGCCGTCGCGACGGTAG
- a CDS encoding HesA/MoeB/ThiF family protein — protein sequence MLDDPQIERYARHILLQEVGGVGQEKILSSRIHVSGLGEVGCWAVTYLGLAGVGRLILSDPRPVPATGLLPLLGAEDSGRPRDRAAASALSAFNPDVAASIETSSARITDDSTELWLGEGPVLVAAAAGEAAVVGWLEPGARLPCSACPPLRPGLPASPEAASLAGSLAASRALAAILGIEAPVAGLWAWDGGAASSLPACNHEPVASGACITAGA from the coding sequence GTGCTGGACGATCCGCAGATCGAGCGCTACGCCCGCCACATCCTCCTCCAGGAGGTAGGGGGCGTCGGCCAGGAGAAGATCCTCTCGTCGCGGATCCACGTCTCCGGCCTCGGCGAGGTCGGCTGCTGGGCGGTGACCTACCTCGGCCTGGCCGGCGTCGGGCGGCTGATCCTCTCCGACCCCCGTCCCGTGCCGGCGACCGGCCTCCTTCCGCTCCTCGGGGCGGAGGATTCCGGGCGGCCCCGGGACCGGGCGGCCGCCTCGGCCCTCTCGGCTTTCAATCCGGACGTGGCGGCGTCGATCGAGACTTCCAGCGCGCGGATCACGGACGATTCGACCGAGCTTTGGCTTGGCGAAGGACCCGTGCTCGTTGCCGCCGCGGCGGGGGAGGCCGCTGTGGTCGGCTGGCTCGAGCCGGGCGCCCGGCTGCCGTGTTCGGCCTGCCCGCCGCTGCGTCCCGGCCTGCCCGCGTCGCCGGAGGCCGCGTCCCTCGCCGGCTCCCTGGCAGCCAGCCGCGCGCTCGCCGCGATCCTCGGCATCGAAGCGCCCGTCGCCGGATTGTGGGCGTGGGATGGCGGCGCCGCCAGCAGCCTCCCGGCCTGCAACCACGAGCCCGTCGCATCCGGCGCGTGTATCACCGCCGGGGCGTAG
- a CDS encoding tRNA pseudouridine synthase A — protein sequence MGNKRCYALLCAYDGGAFSGFQRQPPLPTVQGALEDALLAIGCKVRIEGGGRTDAGVHARRQVVTFRTAMELPVGELPALLAPHLPEGLQVPDAVQPPWSFHARFSAVGKVYRYRIAAVAEPSEEDRRFAWALPDLRGFPDVTGPVLELDEGAMRSVLTTCTGRHDFSNLVHPNAEGDRKRLLTRAELRSTSERGGTTYEITFGSPGFIRHQLRNIVGVAVSAGLGKLPPGLLEQLLSGQGDRWRGPRAPGRGLCLWEIQYRRGEDPFRRADAQSSEPEPR from the coding sequence GTGGGAAACAAACGATGCTACGCGCTCCTCTGCGCCTATGACGGAGGCGCCTTCTCCGGCTTCCAGCGGCAGCCCCCGCTGCCGACCGTCCAGGGCGCCCTGGAGGACGCGCTCCTCGCCATCGGCTGCAAGGTGCGGATCGAGGGCGGCGGCAGGACCGACGCCGGCGTCCACGCTCGCCGGCAGGTGGTGACCTTCCGTACCGCGATGGAGCTCCCCGTCGGCGAGCTCCCTGCCCTGCTCGCGCCGCACCTCCCCGAAGGCCTGCAGGTCCCCGACGCCGTGCAGCCGCCCTGGTCCTTCCACGCCCGGTTCTCGGCGGTCGGCAAGGTCTATCGCTATCGGATCGCGGCGGTGGCCGAGCCGAGCGAGGAGGACCGCCGCTTCGCCTGGGCGCTCCCCGATCTCCGGGGCTTCCCGGACGTCACGGGCCCGGTGCTGGAGCTCGACGAGGGCGCGATGCGGTCGGTGCTCACGACCTGTACCGGGCGTCACGACTTCTCGAACCTGGTCCACCCCAACGCGGAGGGCGACCGAAAGCGGCTGCTCACCCGGGCGGAGCTTCGCTCCACCTCCGAGCGGGGAGGGACGACCTACGAGATCACCTTCGGGTCGCCAGGGTTCATCCGCCACCAGCTCCGCAACATCGTCGGCGTCGCGGTGTCGGCAGGCCTGGGCAAGCTCCCGCCCGGCCTCCTGGAGCAGCTCCTGTCCGGACAGGGCGATAGGTGGCGCGGGCCGCGTGCCCCGGGCAGGGGCCTCTGCCTCTGGGAGATCCAGTACCGCCGCGGCGAGGATCCGTTCCGGCGCGCGGACGCTCAATCGAGCGAGCCCGAGCCTCGGTAG
- the larE gene encoding ATP-dependent sacrificial sulfur transferase LarE, producing the protein MNESEVSALCEASAGKLEKMRGIIRAQPSAIVAFSGGVDSALVLKVALEELGSKAIALTAISPSVAPRERAAAERFAAELGAEHVVVASSEIDDPNYAKNPVDRCYFCKSELYDLCRKVADERGIDAILDGFNADEAGGHRPGRVAGDEHRVISPLLLAGLGKDEIRAWSHRLGLSTWDKPQLACLASRIPYGTEVTEERLGQVARAEEAMQDLGFRIFRVRYHREVARVELGGEELPRLLADAALREAMDRSIKAAGFRFVALDLAPFRTGSLHEGMSRAIPVSLPVLP; encoded by the coding sequence ATGAACGAGTCCGAAGTCTCTGCGCTCTGCGAAGCCAGCGCCGGCAAGCTCGAGAAGATGCGCGGGATCATCCGCGCGCAGCCGAGCGCCATCGTCGCTTTCTCTGGGGGCGTCGACTCGGCGCTCGTCCTCAAGGTGGCGCTCGAGGAGCTGGGGTCCAAGGCCATCGCCCTCACCGCGATCTCGCCGTCCGTCGCGCCGCGCGAGCGGGCGGCGGCGGAGCGCTTCGCCGCCGAGCTTGGCGCGGAGCACGTGGTCGTCGCCTCCTCCGAGATCGACGACCCCAACTACGCCAAGAATCCGGTCGACCGCTGCTACTTCTGTAAGAGCGAGCTCTACGACCTGTGTCGAAAGGTCGCCGACGAGCGCGGGATCGACGCGATCCTCGACGGATTCAACGCCGACGAGGCCGGCGGCCACCGCCCGGGCCGGGTGGCCGGCGACGAGCATCGCGTAATCTCGCCGTTGCTCCTGGCAGGCCTCGGCAAGGACGAGATCCGCGCCTGGTCCCACCGCCTGGGCCTGTCCACCTGGGACAAGCCGCAGCTCGCCTGCCTCGCGTCGCGGATCCCCTACGGCACGGAGGTCACCGAGGAGCGCCTCGGCCAAGTCGCCCGTGCGGAAGAGGCGATGCAGGATCTGGGCTTCCGGATCTTCCGGGTGCGCTACCACCGCGAGGTCGCGCGGGTCGAGCTGGGAGGGGAGGAGCTCCCCCGCCTCCTCGCCGACGCGGCGCTCCGGGAGGCAATGGACCGCTCGATCAAGGCCGCGGGCTTCCGCTTCGTGGCGCTGGATCTGGCGCCGTTCCGCACCGGAAGCCTCCACGAAGGCATGAGCCGGGCGATCCCCGTTTCCCTCCCGGTCCTCCCGTGA